The Nerophis lumbriciformis linkage group LG07, RoL_Nlum_v2.1, whole genome shotgun sequence genome window below encodes:
- the abi1a gene encoding abl interactor 1a isoform X4: MAELQMLLDEEIPAAKSALVESYQNLTRVADYCENNYVQAQDKRKALEETKAYTTQSLASVAYQINALANNVLQLLDIQASQLRRMESSINHISQTVDIHKEKVARREIGILTTNKNTARTHKIIAPANMERPVRYIRKPVDYTVLDDVGHGVKHGNNQSIRGGTLSRTNPPTQKPPSPPMSGRGTLGRNTSYKTLEPVKPPTVPNDYMTSPARLGSQHSPGRTASLNQRQRTHSGSSGGSSSRENSGSSGIGIPIAVPTPSIPNSGPVLSMTSPPGVPPPPPPTPPPPPPLPAVAGLGPPPPPPLPPTIAVAPGPGLGPAPMSQFGTISRQISRHNPANSSVSMVSATGTYRRAPSVTSQFSLQQQQLQLQQQQQQLQPQQQQPHINGGMPAYSQNSMSIAPPPPPMPQLTPQIPLTGFVARMQESIADTPTPPPPPPPDEIPMFDDSPPPPPPPPVDYEEEDASVVHYNDPYADSDPQWAPKNYVEKVVAIYDYSRDKEDELSFMEGSIIYVVKKNDDGWYEGVSNGVTGLFPGNYVESIIHYAD; the protein is encoded by the exons GCTCAGGACAAGAGGAAAGCTCTGGAGGAGACCAAAGCCTACACCACCCAGTCCCTGGCCAGCGTGGCCTACCAGATCAATGCCTTAGCCAACAACGTCCTGCAGCTGCTGGACATCCAGGCCTCACAGCTGCGTCGCATGGAGTCCTCTATCAACCACATCTCTCAG ACGGTGGACATCCACAAAGAAAAGGTGGCTCGGCGGGAGATCGGGATCCTGACAACTAATAAAAACACGGCGAGGACCCACAAGATCATCGCGCCAGCCAACATGGAGCGCCCGGTGCGGTACATCAGGAAGCCCGTTGACTACACGGTACTGGACGACGTTGGCCACGGAGTCAAG CACGGAAACAATCAGTCAATCCGAGGAGGAACGCTATCGCGGACCAACCCGCCGACGCAGAAACCACCGAGTCCACCCATGTCGGGGCGTGGCACGCTCGG GCGTAACACATCCTATAAAACCTTGGAGCCCGTGAAGCCCCCGACGGTGCCCAACGACTACATGACCAGCCCGGCCCGCCTAGGTAGCCAGCACAGCCCGGGGCGCACAGCCTCGCTCAACCAGAGACAGCGCACCCACAG CGGGAGCAGTGGGGGTAGCAGCAGCCGAGAGAACAGCGGCAGCAGTGGCATCGGCATTCCCATCGCAGTGCCTACTCCCTCCATTCCCAACTCTGGACCTG TCCTGTCCATGACCTCCCCTCCGGGCGTGCCTCCCCCGCCTcccccaactcctcctcctcctcctcctcttcctgctGTGGCCGGGCTCGGCCCCCCACCACCGCCGCCACTTCCTCCTACCATAG CCGTAGCCCCCGGGCCCGGCCTGGGCCCTGCCCCGATGTCGCAGTTCGGCACCATCTCGCGGCAGATCTCGCGGCACAACCCTGCCAACTCCTCCGTCTCCATGGTCTCGGCCACGGGCACCTACCGCCGAGCGCCGTCGGTCACGTCGCAGTTCTccttgcagcagcagcagctccaactgcagcagcagcagcagcagctgcaACCGCAGCAGCAGCAGCCTCACATTAATGGAGGCATGCCTGCTTACAGCCAGAACTCAA TGTCTAtcgctcctcctcctccccccatGCCCCAGCTGACGCCACAGATACCTCTGACTGGCTTTGTGGCCAGGATGCAGGAGAGCA TCGCAGatacccccaccccacctcctccGCCGCCGCCGGATGAGATTCCCATGTTCGACGACTCCCCTCCGCCGCCGCCCCCTCCCCCGGTGGACTACGAGGAGGAAGATGCGTCGGTCGTCCACTATAACGACCCCTACGCCGACAGCGATCCCCAGTGGGCGCCCAAAAACTACGTCGAGAAAG TGGTGGCCATCTACGACTACTCTAGAGACAAGGAAGACGAGCTGTCCTTCATGGAGGGCTCCATCATCTACGTGGTGAAGAAGAACGATGATGGCTGGTACGAAGGCGTCAGCAACGGCGTCACCGGCCTGTTCCCCGGCAACTACGTGGAGAGCATCATACACTACGCCGACTGA
- the abi1a gene encoding abl interactor 1a isoform X12 — translation MAELQMLLDEEIPAAKSALVESYQNLTRVADYCENNYVQAQDKRKALEETKAYTTQSLASVAYQINALANNVLQLLDIQASQLRRMESSINHISQTVDIHKEKVARREIGILTTNKNTARTHKIIAPANMERPVRYIRKPVDYTVLDDVGHGVKWMKAKQHGNNQSIRGGTLSRTNPPTQKPPSPPMSGRGTLGRNTSYKTLEPVKPPTVPNDYMTSPARLGSQHSPGRTASLNQRQRTHSGSSGGSSSRENSGSSGIGIPIAVPTPSIPNSGPVLSMTSPPGVPPPPPPTPPPPPPLPAVAGLGPPPPPPLPPTIVADTPTPPPPPPPDEIPMFDDSPPPPPPPPVDYEEEDASVVHYNDPYADSDPQWAPKNYVEKVVAIYDYSRDKEDELSFMEGSIIYVVKKNDDGWYEGVSNGVTGLFPGNYVESIIHYAD, via the exons GCTCAGGACAAGAGGAAAGCTCTGGAGGAGACCAAAGCCTACACCACCCAGTCCCTGGCCAGCGTGGCCTACCAGATCAATGCCTTAGCCAACAACGTCCTGCAGCTGCTGGACATCCAGGCCTCACAGCTGCGTCGCATGGAGTCCTCTATCAACCACATCTCTCAG ACGGTGGACATCCACAAAGAAAAGGTGGCTCGGCGGGAGATCGGGATCCTGACAACTAATAAAAACACGGCGAGGACCCACAAGATCATCGCGCCAGCCAACATGGAGCGCCCGGTGCGGTACATCAGGAAGCCCGTTGACTACACGGTACTGGACGACGTTGGCCACGGAGTCAAG TGGATGAAAGCCAAG CAGCACGGAAACAATCAGTCAATCCGAGGAGGAACGCTATCGCGGACCAACCCGCCGACGCAGAAACCACCGAGTCCACCCATGTCGGGGCGTGGCACGCTCGG GCGTAACACATCCTATAAAACCTTGGAGCCCGTGAAGCCCCCGACGGTGCCCAACGACTACATGACCAGCCCGGCCCGCCTAGGTAGCCAGCACAGCCCGGGGCGCACAGCCTCGCTCAACCAGAGACAGCGCACCCACAG CGGGAGCAGTGGGGGTAGCAGCAGCCGAGAGAACAGCGGCAGCAGTGGCATCGGCATTCCCATCGCAGTGCCTACTCCCTCCATTCCCAACTCTGGACCTG TCCTGTCCATGACCTCCCCTCCGGGCGTGCCTCCCCCGCCTcccccaactcctcctcctcctcctcctcttcctgctGTGGCCGGGCTCGGCCCCCCACCACCGCCGCCACTTCCTCCTACCATAG TCGCAGatacccccaccccacctcctccGCCGCCGCCGGATGAGATTCCCATGTTCGACGACTCCCCTCCGCCGCCGCCCCCTCCCCCGGTGGACTACGAGGAGGAAGATGCGTCGGTCGTCCACTATAACGACCCCTACGCCGACAGCGATCCCCAGTGGGCGCCCAAAAACTACGTCGAGAAAG TGGTGGCCATCTACGACTACTCTAGAGACAAGGAAGACGAGCTGTCCTTCATGGAGGGCTCCATCATCTACGTGGTGAAGAAGAACGATGATGGCTGGTACGAAGGCGTCAGCAACGGCGTCACCGGCCTGTTCCCCGGCAACTACGTGGAGAGCATCATACACTACGCCGACTGA
- the abi1a gene encoding abl interactor 1a isoform X2: MAELQMLLDEEIPAAKSALVESYQNLTRVADYCENNYVQAQDKRKALEETKAYTTQSLASVAYQINALANNVLQLLDIQASQLRRMESSINHISQTVDIHKEKVARREIGILTTNKNTARTHKIIAPANMERPVRYIRKPVDYTVLDDVGHGVKWMKAKHGNNQSIRGGTLSRTNPPTQKPPSPPMSGRGTLGRNTSYKTLEPVKPPTVPNDYMTSPARLGSQHSPGRTASLNQRQRTHSGSSGGSSSRENSGSSGIGIPIAVPTPSIPNSGPVLSMTSPPGVPPPPPPTPPPPPPLPAVAGLGPPPPPPLPPTIAVAPGPGLGPAPMSQFGTISRQISRHNPANSSVSMVSATGTYRRAPSVTSQFSLQQQQLQLQQQQQQLQPQQQQPHINGGMPAYSQNSMSIAPPPPPMPQLTPQIPLTGFVARMQESIADTPTPPPPPPPDEIPMFDDSPPPPPPPPVDYEEEDASVVHYNDPYADSDPQWAPKNYVEKVVAIYDYSRDKEDELSFMEGSIIYVVKKNDDGWYEGVSNGVTGLFPGNYVESIIHYAD, translated from the exons GCTCAGGACAAGAGGAAAGCTCTGGAGGAGACCAAAGCCTACACCACCCAGTCCCTGGCCAGCGTGGCCTACCAGATCAATGCCTTAGCCAACAACGTCCTGCAGCTGCTGGACATCCAGGCCTCACAGCTGCGTCGCATGGAGTCCTCTATCAACCACATCTCTCAG ACGGTGGACATCCACAAAGAAAAGGTGGCTCGGCGGGAGATCGGGATCCTGACAACTAATAAAAACACGGCGAGGACCCACAAGATCATCGCGCCAGCCAACATGGAGCGCCCGGTGCGGTACATCAGGAAGCCCGTTGACTACACGGTACTGGACGACGTTGGCCACGGAGTCAAG TGGATGAAAGCCAAG CACGGAAACAATCAGTCAATCCGAGGAGGAACGCTATCGCGGACCAACCCGCCGACGCAGAAACCACCGAGTCCACCCATGTCGGGGCGTGGCACGCTCGG GCGTAACACATCCTATAAAACCTTGGAGCCCGTGAAGCCCCCGACGGTGCCCAACGACTACATGACCAGCCCGGCCCGCCTAGGTAGCCAGCACAGCCCGGGGCGCACAGCCTCGCTCAACCAGAGACAGCGCACCCACAG CGGGAGCAGTGGGGGTAGCAGCAGCCGAGAGAACAGCGGCAGCAGTGGCATCGGCATTCCCATCGCAGTGCCTACTCCCTCCATTCCCAACTCTGGACCTG TCCTGTCCATGACCTCCCCTCCGGGCGTGCCTCCCCCGCCTcccccaactcctcctcctcctcctcctcttcctgctGTGGCCGGGCTCGGCCCCCCACCACCGCCGCCACTTCCTCCTACCATAG CCGTAGCCCCCGGGCCCGGCCTGGGCCCTGCCCCGATGTCGCAGTTCGGCACCATCTCGCGGCAGATCTCGCGGCACAACCCTGCCAACTCCTCCGTCTCCATGGTCTCGGCCACGGGCACCTACCGCCGAGCGCCGTCGGTCACGTCGCAGTTCTccttgcagcagcagcagctccaactgcagcagcagcagcagcagctgcaACCGCAGCAGCAGCAGCCTCACATTAATGGAGGCATGCCTGCTTACAGCCAGAACTCAA TGTCTAtcgctcctcctcctccccccatGCCCCAGCTGACGCCACAGATACCTCTGACTGGCTTTGTGGCCAGGATGCAGGAGAGCA TCGCAGatacccccaccccacctcctccGCCGCCGCCGGATGAGATTCCCATGTTCGACGACTCCCCTCCGCCGCCGCCCCCTCCCCCGGTGGACTACGAGGAGGAAGATGCGTCGGTCGTCCACTATAACGACCCCTACGCCGACAGCGATCCCCAGTGGGCGCCCAAAAACTACGTCGAGAAAG TGGTGGCCATCTACGACTACTCTAGAGACAAGGAAGACGAGCTGTCCTTCATGGAGGGCTCCATCATCTACGTGGTGAAGAAGAACGATGATGGCTGGTACGAAGGCGTCAGCAACGGCGTCACCGGCCTGTTCCCCGGCAACTACGTGGAGAGCATCATACACTACGCCGACTGA
- the abi1a gene encoding abl interactor 1a isoform X3, protein MAELQMLLDEEIPAAKSALVESYQNLTRVADYCENNYVQAQDKRKALEETKAYTTQSLASVAYQINALANNVLQLLDIQASQLRRMESSINHISQTVDIHKEKVARREIGILTTNKNTARTHKIIAPANMERPVRYIRKPVDYTVLDDVGHGVKQHGNNQSIRGGTLSRTNPPTQKPPSPPMSGRGTLGRNTSYKTLEPVKPPTVPNDYMTSPARLGSQHSPGRTASLNQRQRTHSGSSGGSSSRENSGSSGIGIPIAVPTPSIPNSGPVLSMTSPPGVPPPPPPTPPPPPPLPAVAGLGPPPPPPLPPTIAVAPGPGLGPAPMSQFGTISRQISRHNPANSSVSMVSATGTYRRAPSVTSQFSLQQQQLQLQQQQQQLQPQQQQPHINGGMPAYSQNSMSIAPPPPPMPQLTPQIPLTGFVARMQESIADTPTPPPPPPPDEIPMFDDSPPPPPPPPVDYEEEDASVVHYNDPYADSDPQWAPKNYVEKVVAIYDYSRDKEDELSFMEGSIIYVVKKNDDGWYEGVSNGVTGLFPGNYVESIIHYAD, encoded by the exons GCTCAGGACAAGAGGAAAGCTCTGGAGGAGACCAAAGCCTACACCACCCAGTCCCTGGCCAGCGTGGCCTACCAGATCAATGCCTTAGCCAACAACGTCCTGCAGCTGCTGGACATCCAGGCCTCACAGCTGCGTCGCATGGAGTCCTCTATCAACCACATCTCTCAG ACGGTGGACATCCACAAAGAAAAGGTGGCTCGGCGGGAGATCGGGATCCTGACAACTAATAAAAACACGGCGAGGACCCACAAGATCATCGCGCCAGCCAACATGGAGCGCCCGGTGCGGTACATCAGGAAGCCCGTTGACTACACGGTACTGGACGACGTTGGCCACGGAGTCAAG CAGCACGGAAACAATCAGTCAATCCGAGGAGGAACGCTATCGCGGACCAACCCGCCGACGCAGAAACCACCGAGTCCACCCATGTCGGGGCGTGGCACGCTCGG GCGTAACACATCCTATAAAACCTTGGAGCCCGTGAAGCCCCCGACGGTGCCCAACGACTACATGACCAGCCCGGCCCGCCTAGGTAGCCAGCACAGCCCGGGGCGCACAGCCTCGCTCAACCAGAGACAGCGCACCCACAG CGGGAGCAGTGGGGGTAGCAGCAGCCGAGAGAACAGCGGCAGCAGTGGCATCGGCATTCCCATCGCAGTGCCTACTCCCTCCATTCCCAACTCTGGACCTG TCCTGTCCATGACCTCCCCTCCGGGCGTGCCTCCCCCGCCTcccccaactcctcctcctcctcctcctcttcctgctGTGGCCGGGCTCGGCCCCCCACCACCGCCGCCACTTCCTCCTACCATAG CCGTAGCCCCCGGGCCCGGCCTGGGCCCTGCCCCGATGTCGCAGTTCGGCACCATCTCGCGGCAGATCTCGCGGCACAACCCTGCCAACTCCTCCGTCTCCATGGTCTCGGCCACGGGCACCTACCGCCGAGCGCCGTCGGTCACGTCGCAGTTCTccttgcagcagcagcagctccaactgcagcagcagcagcagcagctgcaACCGCAGCAGCAGCAGCCTCACATTAATGGAGGCATGCCTGCTTACAGCCAGAACTCAA TGTCTAtcgctcctcctcctccccccatGCCCCAGCTGACGCCACAGATACCTCTGACTGGCTTTGTGGCCAGGATGCAGGAGAGCA TCGCAGatacccccaccccacctcctccGCCGCCGCCGGATGAGATTCCCATGTTCGACGACTCCCCTCCGCCGCCGCCCCCTCCCCCGGTGGACTACGAGGAGGAAGATGCGTCGGTCGTCCACTATAACGACCCCTACGCCGACAGCGATCCCCAGTGGGCGCCCAAAAACTACGTCGAGAAAG TGGTGGCCATCTACGACTACTCTAGAGACAAGGAAGACGAGCTGTCCTTCATGGAGGGCTCCATCATCTACGTGGTGAAGAAGAACGATGATGGCTGGTACGAAGGCGTCAGCAACGGCGTCACCGGCCTGTTCCCCGGCAACTACGTGGAGAGCATCATACACTACGCCGACTGA
- the abi1a gene encoding abl interactor 1a isoform X8, translating into MAELQMLLDEEIPAAKSALVESYQNLTRVADYCENNYVQAQDKRKALEETKAYTTQSLASVAYQINALANNVLQLLDIQASQLRRMESSINHISQTVDIHKEKVARREIGILTTNKNTARTHKIIAPANMERPVRYIRKPVDYTVLDDVGHGVKQHGNNQSIRGGTLSRTNPPTQKPPSPPMSGRGTLGRNTSYKTLEPVKPPTVPNDYMTSPARLGSQHSPGRTASLNQRQRTHSGSSGGSSSRENSGSSGIGIPIAVPTPSIPNSGPAVAPGPGLGPAPMSQFGTISRQISRHNPANSSVSMVSATGTYRRAPSVTSQFSLQQQQLQLQQQQQQLQPQQQQPHINGGMPAYSQNSMSIAPPPPPMPQLTPQIPLTGFVARMQESIADTPTPPPPPPPDEIPMFDDSPPPPPPPPVDYEEEDASVVHYNDPYADSDPQWAPKNYVEKVVAIYDYSRDKEDELSFMEGSIIYVVKKNDDGWYEGVSNGVTGLFPGNYVESIIHYAD; encoded by the exons GCTCAGGACAAGAGGAAAGCTCTGGAGGAGACCAAAGCCTACACCACCCAGTCCCTGGCCAGCGTGGCCTACCAGATCAATGCCTTAGCCAACAACGTCCTGCAGCTGCTGGACATCCAGGCCTCACAGCTGCGTCGCATGGAGTCCTCTATCAACCACATCTCTCAG ACGGTGGACATCCACAAAGAAAAGGTGGCTCGGCGGGAGATCGGGATCCTGACAACTAATAAAAACACGGCGAGGACCCACAAGATCATCGCGCCAGCCAACATGGAGCGCCCGGTGCGGTACATCAGGAAGCCCGTTGACTACACGGTACTGGACGACGTTGGCCACGGAGTCAAG CAGCACGGAAACAATCAGTCAATCCGAGGAGGAACGCTATCGCGGACCAACCCGCCGACGCAGAAACCACCGAGTCCACCCATGTCGGGGCGTGGCACGCTCGG GCGTAACACATCCTATAAAACCTTGGAGCCCGTGAAGCCCCCGACGGTGCCCAACGACTACATGACCAGCCCGGCCCGCCTAGGTAGCCAGCACAGCCCGGGGCGCACAGCCTCGCTCAACCAGAGACAGCGCACCCACAG CGGGAGCAGTGGGGGTAGCAGCAGCCGAGAGAACAGCGGCAGCAGTGGCATCGGCATTCCCATCGCAGTGCCTACTCCCTCCATTCCCAACTCTGGACCTG CCGTAGCCCCCGGGCCCGGCCTGGGCCCTGCCCCGATGTCGCAGTTCGGCACCATCTCGCGGCAGATCTCGCGGCACAACCCTGCCAACTCCTCCGTCTCCATGGTCTCGGCCACGGGCACCTACCGCCGAGCGCCGTCGGTCACGTCGCAGTTCTccttgcagcagcagcagctccaactgcagcagcagcagcagcagctgcaACCGCAGCAGCAGCAGCCTCACATTAATGGAGGCATGCCTGCTTACAGCCAGAACTCAA TGTCTAtcgctcctcctcctccccccatGCCCCAGCTGACGCCACAGATACCTCTGACTGGCTTTGTGGCCAGGATGCAGGAGAGCA TCGCAGatacccccaccccacctcctccGCCGCCGCCGGATGAGATTCCCATGTTCGACGACTCCCCTCCGCCGCCGCCCCCTCCCCCGGTGGACTACGAGGAGGAAGATGCGTCGGTCGTCCACTATAACGACCCCTACGCCGACAGCGATCCCCAGTGGGCGCCCAAAAACTACGTCGAGAAAG TGGTGGCCATCTACGACTACTCTAGAGACAAGGAAGACGAGCTGTCCTTCATGGAGGGCTCCATCATCTACGTGGTGAAGAAGAACGATGATGGCTGGTACGAAGGCGTCAGCAACGGCGTCACCGGCCTGTTCCCCGGCAACTACGTGGAGAGCATCATACACTACGCCGACTGA
- the abi1a gene encoding abl interactor 1a isoform X6 — protein MAELQMLLDEEIPAAKSALVESYQNLTRVADYCENNYVQAQDKRKALEETKAYTTQSLASVAYQINALANNVLQLLDIQASQLRRMESSINHISQTVDIHKEKVARREIGILTTNKNTARTHKIIAPANMERPVRYIRKPVDYTVLDDVGHGVKWMKAKQHGNNQSIRGGTLSRTNPPTQKPPSPPMSGRGTLGRNTSYKTLEPVKPPTVPNDYMTSPARLGSQHSPGRTASLNQRQRTHSGSSGGSSSRENSGSSGIGIPIAVPTPSIPNSGPAVAPGPGLGPAPMSQFGTISRQISRHNPANSSVSMVSATGTYRRAPSVTSQFSLQQQQLQLQQQQQQLQPQQQQPHINGGMPAYSQNSMSIAPPPPPMPQLTPQIPLTGFVARMQESIADTPTPPPPPPPDEIPMFDDSPPPPPPPPVDYEEEDASVVHYNDPYADSDPQWAPKNYVEKVVAIYDYSRDKEDELSFMEGSIIYVVKKNDDGWYEGVSNGVTGLFPGNYVESIIHYAD, from the exons GCTCAGGACAAGAGGAAAGCTCTGGAGGAGACCAAAGCCTACACCACCCAGTCCCTGGCCAGCGTGGCCTACCAGATCAATGCCTTAGCCAACAACGTCCTGCAGCTGCTGGACATCCAGGCCTCACAGCTGCGTCGCATGGAGTCCTCTATCAACCACATCTCTCAG ACGGTGGACATCCACAAAGAAAAGGTGGCTCGGCGGGAGATCGGGATCCTGACAACTAATAAAAACACGGCGAGGACCCACAAGATCATCGCGCCAGCCAACATGGAGCGCCCGGTGCGGTACATCAGGAAGCCCGTTGACTACACGGTACTGGACGACGTTGGCCACGGAGTCAAG TGGATGAAAGCCAAG CAGCACGGAAACAATCAGTCAATCCGAGGAGGAACGCTATCGCGGACCAACCCGCCGACGCAGAAACCACCGAGTCCACCCATGTCGGGGCGTGGCACGCTCGG GCGTAACACATCCTATAAAACCTTGGAGCCCGTGAAGCCCCCGACGGTGCCCAACGACTACATGACCAGCCCGGCCCGCCTAGGTAGCCAGCACAGCCCGGGGCGCACAGCCTCGCTCAACCAGAGACAGCGCACCCACAG CGGGAGCAGTGGGGGTAGCAGCAGCCGAGAGAACAGCGGCAGCAGTGGCATCGGCATTCCCATCGCAGTGCCTACTCCCTCCATTCCCAACTCTGGACCTG CCGTAGCCCCCGGGCCCGGCCTGGGCCCTGCCCCGATGTCGCAGTTCGGCACCATCTCGCGGCAGATCTCGCGGCACAACCCTGCCAACTCCTCCGTCTCCATGGTCTCGGCCACGGGCACCTACCGCCGAGCGCCGTCGGTCACGTCGCAGTTCTccttgcagcagcagcagctccaactgcagcagcagcagcagcagctgcaACCGCAGCAGCAGCAGCCTCACATTAATGGAGGCATGCCTGCTTACAGCCAGAACTCAA TGTCTAtcgctcctcctcctccccccatGCCCCAGCTGACGCCACAGATACCTCTGACTGGCTTTGTGGCCAGGATGCAGGAGAGCA TCGCAGatacccccaccccacctcctccGCCGCCGCCGGATGAGATTCCCATGTTCGACGACTCCCCTCCGCCGCCGCCCCCTCCCCCGGTGGACTACGAGGAGGAAGATGCGTCGGTCGTCCACTATAACGACCCCTACGCCGACAGCGATCCCCAGTGGGCGCCCAAAAACTACGTCGAGAAAG TGGTGGCCATCTACGACTACTCTAGAGACAAGGAAGACGAGCTGTCCTTCATGGAGGGCTCCATCATCTACGTGGTGAAGAAGAACGATGATGGCTGGTACGAAGGCGTCAGCAACGGCGTCACCGGCCTGTTCCCCGGCAACTACGTGGAGAGCATCATACACTACGCCGACTGA
- the abi1a gene encoding abl interactor 1a isoform X9 produces MAELQMLLDEEIPAAKSALVESYQNLTRVADYCENNYVQAQDKRKALEETKAYTTQSLASVAYQINALANNVLQLLDIQASQLRRMESSINHISQTVDIHKEKVARREIGILTTNKNTARTHKIIAPANMERPVRYIRKPVDYTVLDDVGHGVKHGNNQSIRGGTLSRTNPPTQKPPSPPMSGRGTLGRNTSYKTLEPVKPPTVPNDYMTSPARLGSQHSPGRTASLNQRQRTHSGSSGGSSSRENSGSSGIGIPIAVPTPSIPNSGPAVAPGPGLGPAPMSQFGTISRQISRHNPANSSVSMVSATGTYRRAPSVTSQFSLQQQQLQLQQQQQQLQPQQQQPHINGGMPAYSQNSMSIAPPPPPMPQLTPQIPLTGFVARMQESIADTPTPPPPPPPDEIPMFDDSPPPPPPPPVDYEEEDASVVHYNDPYADSDPQWAPKNYVEKVVAIYDYSRDKEDELSFMEGSIIYVVKKNDDGWYEGVSNGVTGLFPGNYVESIIHYAD; encoded by the exons GCTCAGGACAAGAGGAAAGCTCTGGAGGAGACCAAAGCCTACACCACCCAGTCCCTGGCCAGCGTGGCCTACCAGATCAATGCCTTAGCCAACAACGTCCTGCAGCTGCTGGACATCCAGGCCTCACAGCTGCGTCGCATGGAGTCCTCTATCAACCACATCTCTCAG ACGGTGGACATCCACAAAGAAAAGGTGGCTCGGCGGGAGATCGGGATCCTGACAACTAATAAAAACACGGCGAGGACCCACAAGATCATCGCGCCAGCCAACATGGAGCGCCCGGTGCGGTACATCAGGAAGCCCGTTGACTACACGGTACTGGACGACGTTGGCCACGGAGTCAAG CACGGAAACAATCAGTCAATCCGAGGAGGAACGCTATCGCGGACCAACCCGCCGACGCAGAAACCACCGAGTCCACCCATGTCGGGGCGTGGCACGCTCGG GCGTAACACATCCTATAAAACCTTGGAGCCCGTGAAGCCCCCGACGGTGCCCAACGACTACATGACCAGCCCGGCCCGCCTAGGTAGCCAGCACAGCCCGGGGCGCACAGCCTCGCTCAACCAGAGACAGCGCACCCACAG CGGGAGCAGTGGGGGTAGCAGCAGCCGAGAGAACAGCGGCAGCAGTGGCATCGGCATTCCCATCGCAGTGCCTACTCCCTCCATTCCCAACTCTGGACCTG CCGTAGCCCCCGGGCCCGGCCTGGGCCCTGCCCCGATGTCGCAGTTCGGCACCATCTCGCGGCAGATCTCGCGGCACAACCCTGCCAACTCCTCCGTCTCCATGGTCTCGGCCACGGGCACCTACCGCCGAGCGCCGTCGGTCACGTCGCAGTTCTccttgcagcagcagcagctccaactgcagcagcagcagcagcagctgcaACCGCAGCAGCAGCAGCCTCACATTAATGGAGGCATGCCTGCTTACAGCCAGAACTCAA TGTCTAtcgctcctcctcctccccccatGCCCCAGCTGACGCCACAGATACCTCTGACTGGCTTTGTGGCCAGGATGCAGGAGAGCA TCGCAGatacccccaccccacctcctccGCCGCCGCCGGATGAGATTCCCATGTTCGACGACTCCCCTCCGCCGCCGCCCCCTCCCCCGGTGGACTACGAGGAGGAAGATGCGTCGGTCGTCCACTATAACGACCCCTACGCCGACAGCGATCCCCAGTGGGCGCCCAAAAACTACGTCGAGAAAG TGGTGGCCATCTACGACTACTCTAGAGACAAGGAAGACGAGCTGTCCTTCATGGAGGGCTCCATCATCTACGTGGTGAAGAAGAACGATGATGGCTGGTACGAAGGCGTCAGCAACGGCGTCACCGGCCTGTTCCCCGGCAACTACGTGGAGAGCATCATACACTACGCCGACTGA